Proteins encoded by one window of Dyella humicola:
- the mnmA gene encoding tRNA 2-thiouridine(34) synthase MnmA, which translates to MKVMLGISGGVDSSVAALLLQQADCEVEGLFMQNWEEDDRDGPCTTDADRKDAVAVCGRLGIPFHARNFAAEYWDGVFEHFLAEYRAGRTPNPDVLCNREIKFKTFLDEARALGADKIATGHYARVDFHNGKYRLLRAVDAAKDQTYFLHALGQQQLAATLFPVGEIEKSRVRQMALEASLPTHAKKDSTGICFIGERDFRSFLAQYIPAQPGPMRTPQGETVGEHQGAMYYTLGQRNGLGIGGRHGASGDAWYVVGKDVARNILYVAQGGENHWLYSSRLLTERPSWVAGEPSAARFRCSAKTRYRQQDQTCEVIVHADHLEVIFDEPQRAVTPGQSVVFYDGDACLGGAVIERTDAPYGGWNDETALSPSILCESIPGA; encoded by the coding sequence GTGAAGGTGATGCTCGGCATATCCGGCGGCGTCGATTCCTCGGTGGCCGCCCTGCTGTTGCAACAGGCCGACTGTGAGGTCGAAGGCCTGTTCATGCAGAACTGGGAAGAAGACGACCGCGACGGCCCCTGCACGACCGATGCCGACCGCAAGGACGCCGTCGCGGTTTGCGGTCGGCTGGGCATCCCGTTCCACGCGCGCAACTTCGCCGCCGAATACTGGGATGGCGTGTTCGAACACTTCCTGGCCGAATACCGGGCCGGCCGCACGCCCAACCCGGACGTGCTGTGCAACCGTGAAATCAAGTTCAAGACGTTTCTGGACGAAGCCCGTGCGCTTGGGGCCGACAAGATCGCCACTGGCCACTACGCCCGCGTGGACTTTCACAACGGCAAATACCGGTTGTTGCGCGCCGTGGACGCCGCCAAGGACCAGACCTACTTCTTGCACGCGCTAGGCCAGCAGCAGTTGGCCGCTACGCTGTTTCCGGTGGGCGAGATCGAGAAGTCGCGAGTGCGCCAGATGGCCCTCGAAGCGTCTCTACCGACCCACGCAAAGAAGGACTCCACCGGTATCTGCTTTATCGGTGAGCGCGATTTTCGCAGTTTCCTCGCCCAGTACATTCCCGCCCAGCCCGGTCCCATGCGCACGCCCCAAGGCGAGACCGTGGGCGAGCACCAGGGCGCCATGTATTACACGCTTGGGCAACGCAATGGCCTGGGCATCGGTGGCCGCCACGGAGCCAGCGGCGACGCCTGGTATGTGGTGGGTAAGGATGTGGCCAGGAATATTCTGTACGTGGCTCAGGGCGGTGAGAACCACTGGCTGTATTCGAGCCGCTTGCTCACCGAACGGCCGAGCTGGGTGGCAGGCGAGCCCTCTGCCGCGCGCTTCCGCTGCAGTGCCAAGACACGCTATCGCCAGCAGGATCAAACGTGCGAAGTCATCGTGCACGCAGACCACCTGGAAGTGATCTTTGACGAACCCCAGCGCGCGGTTACCCCAGGACAGTCGGTCGTGTTCTATGACGGCGATGCCTGCCTCGGCGGCGCTGTGATCGAGCGCACCGATGCACCGTACGGCGGCTGGAATGATGAAACCGCGTTGTCTCCCTCCATCCTCTGCGAGTCGATCCCCGGTGCTTGA
- a CDS encoding NUDIX hydrolase — protein sequence MADSAFPSSPSVWCPHVTVACVVADGDRFLMVEEEVNGRLAYNQPAGHLDDKESLVSAAVRETLEETGWTVELEHLIGIHQWRSTEHGDGVVRFSFAARPLGHDPKRPLDTGILRALWMTRDEIVALGDRLRSPLVLMSIDAWLAGHRLPLTALHSLLVEDRYP from the coding sequence ATGGCCGATTCCGCATTCCCCTCCTCCCCGTCCGTCTGGTGCCCGCACGTCACTGTGGCGTGCGTCGTGGCCGATGGCGACCGCTTCCTGATGGTGGAAGAAGAAGTAAACGGCCGTCTTGCCTATAACCAGCCAGCTGGCCATTTGGATGACAAGGAAAGCCTGGTCAGCGCCGCCGTGCGCGAAACCCTGGAAGAAACCGGCTGGACGGTCGAGCTGGAACACCTGATCGGCATCCATCAATGGCGTAGCACCGAGCACGGCGACGGCGTGGTGCGTTTCAGCTTTGCCGCCCGGCCGCTAGGCCACGACCCAAAGCGTCCGCTCGATACCGGCATCCTGCGCGCCCTGTGGATGACCCGGGACGAGATCGTGGCCCTGGGTGACCGCCTGCGCAGCCCGCTGGTGCTGATGAGCATCGATGCATGGCTGGCCGGGCATCGTCTCCCGCTGACCGCGCTGCACAGCCTGCTGGTGGAGGATCGTTACCCGTGA
- the clpS gene encoding ATP-dependent Clp protease adapter ClpS has translation MAHEPEHEQGSGHGLALETSRPEVARPPLFQVVLLNDDFTPMDFVVEVLRSFFSLDQERAVQVMLHVHTRGKGVCGVFTREVAETKVTQVNEYSRAHQHPLLCTMEKL, from the coding sequence ATGGCTCACGAACCCGAACACGAACAAGGCAGCGGTCACGGCCTGGCGCTGGAAACCTCAAGGCCGGAGGTGGCTCGTCCACCCCTGTTCCAGGTGGTGCTGCTGAACGACGACTTCACCCCGATGGATTTCGTGGTCGAGGTGCTGCGCAGCTTCTTCAGCCTGGATCAGGAGCGGGCGGTACAGGTCATGCTTCACGTCCATACCCGTGGCAAGGGGGTTTGTGGCGTCTTTACCCGGGAGGTTGCAGAGACCAAGGTGACTCAGGTAAACGAATATTCACGTGCTCATCAACACCCTTTGTTGTGCACTATGGAAAAGCTCTAA
- the clpA gene encoding ATP-dependent Clp protease ATP-binding subunit ClpA: protein MFSKDLEVTIGQCYKQAREQRHEFMTVEHLLLALTDNQSALGALRACGVDLPRLTRELEKIIAETVPVLPHGDERDTQPTLGFQRVLQRAVYHVQSSGRKEVTGANVLVAIFGEKDSHAVYFLHQQEITRLDVVNYISHGIAKIGDEPSQSMPGGERDSEDGEPRGNPLSEYASNLNELALEGKIDPLIGRQDEIERTIQVLCRRRKNNPLYVGEAGVGKTALAEGLAKRIVDGDVPEVLENATIWSLDLGALVAGTKYRGDFEKRLKAVIGQLKKQTGAILFIDEIHTIIGAGSASGGTMDASNLIKPMLASGELRCIGSTTFQEFRGIFEKDRALARRFQKIDVVEPTVADSFEILKGLRSRFEEHHNVAYTIEALKAAVDLSVKHIPDRLLPDKAIDVIDEAGARQRLLPIDQRTGKVDVPEVEYIVAKMARIPAKQVSASDRDVLRNLERNLKMVVFGQDPAIEALAASIKMARSGLADPSKPIGCFLLAGPTGVGKTEVTKQLAMQLGIEMIRFDMSEYMEAHSVSRLVGAPPGYVGFDQGGLLTEAVTKHPHAVLLLDEIEKAHPDVFNILLQVMDRGVLTDTNGREANFKNVVVVMTTNAGAQQASRRGIGFVKQNHSMDAMEVIRRSFTPEFRNRLDAIIQFNALDFDHILRVVDKFLIELESQLTEKHVSLDVDADARRWLAEHGFDPQMGARPMARVILEKVKRPLADELLFGKLAEGGKVSLSVHDGELVVATEAAEAVPAVVS, encoded by the coding sequence ATGTTCAGCAAGGATCTCGAAGTCACCATCGGCCAGTGCTACAAACAGGCCCGCGAGCAGCGTCATGAGTTCATGACGGTGGAACACCTGCTGCTCGCACTTACGGATAACCAGTCGGCACTGGGTGCCCTGCGTGCCTGCGGCGTGGATCTGCCGCGGCTGACGCGCGAGCTGGAAAAAATCATCGCCGAGACCGTGCCGGTACTGCCGCACGGCGACGAACGCGATACCCAGCCCACGCTCGGCTTCCAGCGCGTTTTGCAGCGCGCTGTCTACCATGTGCAGTCTTCCGGCCGTAAGGAAGTCACTGGCGCCAATGTGCTGGTGGCTATTTTCGGCGAGAAGGATTCGCATGCGGTGTATTTCCTGCACCAGCAGGAGATCACTCGTCTCGACGTGGTTAATTACATCTCGCACGGCATCGCCAAGATCGGCGACGAGCCGTCGCAGAGCATGCCCGGTGGCGAGCGCGATAGCGAAGACGGTGAGCCCCGGGGCAATCCGCTGAGTGAATACGCCAGCAACCTCAACGAGCTGGCGCTGGAAGGCAAGATCGATCCGCTGATCGGTCGCCAGGACGAGATCGAGCGCACCATCCAGGTGCTGTGCCGTCGCCGCAAGAACAACCCGCTTTATGTCGGTGAAGCCGGCGTAGGCAAGACCGCGCTGGCCGAGGGCTTGGCCAAGCGCATCGTGGACGGCGACGTGCCCGAGGTACTGGAAAACGCCACCATCTGGTCGCTGGATCTCGGCGCCCTGGTTGCCGGCACCAAGTACCGTGGCGATTTCGAGAAGCGCCTGAAAGCGGTGATCGGCCAGCTCAAGAAGCAGACGGGTGCGATCCTGTTCATTGACGAGATTCACACCATCATCGGTGCCGGTTCCGCTTCGGGCGGCACCATGGATGCGAGCAACCTGATCAAGCCCATGCTGGCCTCGGGCGAGCTGCGCTGCATCGGTTCCACCACGTTCCAGGAATTCCGGGGCATCTTCGAGAAGGATCGCGCGCTGGCTCGTCGCTTCCAGAAGATCGACGTGGTCGAGCCGACCGTGGCGGACAGCTTCGAGATACTCAAGGGCTTGCGTTCGCGCTTCGAAGAACACCACAACGTGGCCTACACGATAGAGGCACTGAAAGCCGCCGTGGATCTGTCGGTGAAGCACATCCCCGACCGTCTGCTGCCGGACAAGGCCATCGACGTGATCGACGAGGCCGGCGCACGTCAACGCCTGCTGCCGATCGACCAGCGCACCGGCAAGGTCGACGTGCCGGAAGTGGAATACATTGTGGCCAAGATGGCGCGTATCCCAGCCAAGCAGGTGTCGGCCTCCGATCGTGATGTGCTGCGCAACCTGGAGCGCAACCTCAAGATGGTGGTGTTCGGTCAGGACCCGGCGATCGAGGCCTTGGCTGCTTCCATCAAGATGGCCCGTTCGGGCCTGGCCGACCCGTCCAAGCCGATCGGTTGCTTCCTGCTGGCCGGTCCCACCGGCGTCGGCAAGACCGAGGTCACCAAGCAGCTGGCCATGCAGTTGGGCATCGAGATGATCCGCTTCGACATGTCCGAGTACATGGAAGCCCACTCGGTGTCGCGCCTGGTCGGTGCCCCTCCGGGCTACGTCGGTTTCGACCAGGGAGGCCTGCTCACCGAAGCCGTGACCAAGCATCCGCATGCGGTGTTGCTGCTGGACGAGATCGAGAAGGCGCATCCGGATGTATTCAACATCTTGCTGCAGGTGATGGACCGCGGTGTGCTGACCGACACCAACGGCCGTGAAGCGAACTTCAAGAACGTCGTGGTGGTGATGACCACCAACGCTGGCGCTCAGCAGGCTTCGCGCCGTGGTATCGGCTTCGTCAAGCAGAACCACTCAATGGATGCGATGGAAGTGATCCGTCGTTCGTTCACGCCGGAGTTCCGCAACCGCCTGGATGCAATCATCCAGTTCAATGCGCTGGACTTCGATCACATTCTTCGCGTGGTCGACAAGTTCCTAATCGAACTGGAATCCCAACTCACCGAGAAACATGTGAGCCTGGACGTCGACGCCGATGCCCGCCGCTGGTTGGCCGAGCACGGCTTCGATCCGCAGATGGGCGCGCGCCCGATGGCTCGCGTGATCCTGGAGAAGGTGAAGCGTCCGCTGGCCGACGAACTGCTGTTCGGCAAGTTGGCGGAGGGTGGCAAGGTGAGCCTGAGCGTGCATGACGGCGAACTGGTCGTCGCCACCGAGGCGGCAGAGGCCGTTCCTGCCGTGGTGAGCTGA
- the infA gene encoding translation initiation factor IF-1, translating to MAKDDVIEMEGTVQETLPNTMFRVQLENGHVITAHISGRMRKHYIRILTGDKVKVEMTPYDLTKGRITYRMK from the coding sequence ATGGCCAAAGACGACGTCATTGAAATGGAAGGCACGGTCCAAGAGACCCTGCCCAACACCATGTTCCGCGTGCAGCTGGAGAACGGCCACGTCATTACGGCCCATATCTCCGGGCGCATGCGCAAGCATTACATCCGCATCCTCACTGGCGACAAGGTGAAGGTGGAGATGACCCCGTACGACCTGACCAAGGGCCGTATCACCTACCGCATGAAGTAA
- a CDS encoding polyhydroxyalkanoic acid system family protein produces the protein MPKIDIHRPHQLPLAEARAVVDKVAARMHEKFGMEGQWQGDTLRFSRPGVAGSIAVASDAIHVKAELGMMLAPLKGMVEQEIRRKLDEHFG, from the coding sequence ATGCCCAAGATTGACATCCATCGACCGCACCAGCTGCCCCTCGCCGAGGCCCGTGCCGTGGTCGACAAGGTAGCGGCGCGCATGCACGAGAAATTTGGCATGGAAGGCCAGTGGCAAGGCGATACCCTGCGTTTTTCCCGTCCGGGAGTGGCTGGAAGTATCGCGGTGGCCAGCGACGCCATCCACGTGAAAGCCGAGCTGGGCATGATGCTGGCGCCCCTGAAGGGCATGGTCGAGCAGGAGATCCGCCGCAAGCTCGACGAGCACTTCGGCTGA
- a CDS encoding FHA domain-containing protein, which produces MRIEFSNSAREDFHWDAPALRIGSAPDNDLILAGHQAGEHHLRIQLDRRGWVLQVLPQGNRVYVNARPVREKALLRAGDVLSVGDCRMLLRVDEEPAHTPPVTVPAEGRCTVALRAMAGSLSGRVLSLQDKLELGPMGRFPLELPQGEVASLAVFWRDGQLMLEAGQPSARYPLRVNGVVVTQAALRPGDQIGLAMHRFVVDAPGLELEPEIIRPEPPHAHLPEEDAGPRGEVWWLIATAAVLALGIAVALLVRF; this is translated from the coding sequence ATGCGTATCGAGTTTTCCAATTCGGCCCGAGAGGATTTCCACTGGGATGCCCCCGCATTGCGGATCGGCAGCGCACCGGACAACGATCTGATACTGGCCGGCCATCAGGCTGGCGAGCACCATTTGCGCATCCAGCTCGACCGTCGCGGTTGGGTGCTGCAGGTCTTGCCGCAAGGCAATCGCGTCTATGTGAACGCTCGGCCCGTGCGCGAGAAAGCCTTGCTGCGCGCCGGTGATGTGTTGAGCGTTGGTGATTGCCGCATGTTGCTGCGGGTCGATGAGGAGCCTGCCCACACCCCACCCGTGACCGTGCCGGCGGAAGGCCGCTGCACGGTTGCCTTGCGTGCTATGGCCGGGTCGCTGTCGGGTCGCGTGCTGTCGCTGCAGGACAAGCTGGAGCTGGGGCCCATGGGTCGCTTTCCACTGGAGCTGCCCCAGGGCGAAGTGGCGTCACTAGCCGTTTTCTGGCGTGACGGGCAGCTCATGCTCGAGGCGGGTCAGCCATCTGCCCGTTATCCGTTGCGCGTCAACGGCGTGGTGGTGACACAGGCAGCCTTGCGTCCAGGCGACCAGATTGGTCTGGCGATGCACCGTTTCGTGGTCGACGCCCCCGGGCTGGAGCTGGAGCCCGAGATCATCAGGCCGGAGCCGCCTCATGCGCACCTGCCAGAGGAAGATGCCGGTCCGCGTGGTGAAGTGTGGTGGTTGATCGCCACCGCGGCCGTGCTGGCGCTGGGCATCGCCGTTGCCTTGTTGGTGCGCTTCTAA
- the serC gene encoding 3-phosphoserine/phosphohydroxythreonine transaminase: MSRLWNFSAGPAAMPQAVLERAQRELLDWQGCGASVMELSHRGKLFMGLAQQAEADLRELLAIPADYAVLFLQGGATQHFGQIPMNLAGEGDSADYIVTGHWGEKAVSEAAPYVTVNIAASSKDQHYLRLPPRDTWQLDPRAAYVHYTPNETIHGVEFHDIPEVGDVPLVADMSSNILSEPLDISRFGLIYAGAQKNIGPSGLVVMIVRRDLLQRATRPMSRIFRYADHAANDSMLNTPNTWGWYLAGLTFQWLKEQGGLVAMRERNLAKAELLYGTIESSGGYYRSPVEHASRSRMNIPFTLHDSALDTDFLRESEAAGLLALKGHKALGGMRASIYNAVPLEAVQALVAFMDDFAKRHG; the protein is encoded by the coding sequence GTGAGCAGACTCTGGAATTTCAGCGCAGGCCCGGCGGCGATGCCGCAGGCGGTACTTGAACGCGCCCAGCGCGAACTACTGGACTGGCAGGGCTGCGGCGCCTCGGTGATGGAGCTCTCCCACCGAGGCAAGCTGTTCATGGGGTTGGCCCAGCAGGCCGAGGCCGATCTGCGCGAGTTGCTGGCGATTCCCGCCGATTACGCCGTGCTGTTCCTGCAAGGTGGCGCGACCCAGCATTTCGGCCAGATTCCGATGAACCTAGCCGGCGAGGGTGACAGCGCCGACTACATCGTCACCGGGCATTGGGGCGAAAAGGCCGTGAGCGAAGCCGCGCCCTACGTGACGGTGAATATCGCGGCCAGCAGCAAGGATCAGCATTACTTGCGTCTGCCGCCGCGTGATACGTGGCAACTGGATCCGCGCGCCGCCTATGTGCACTACACGCCCAACGAAACCATCCACGGTGTCGAGTTTCACGATATTCCCGAGGTGGGCGATGTCCCGCTGGTGGCGGACATGTCGTCCAACATCCTGTCCGAGCCACTAGACATTTCGCGCTTCGGCCTGATCTATGCCGGCGCCCAGAAGAACATCGGTCCATCGGGGCTGGTGGTAATGATTGTCCGCCGTGATCTGTTGCAGCGGGCTACACGTCCGATGTCGCGCATCTTCCGTTACGCGGATCATGCGGCGAACGACTCCATGCTCAATACCCCCAACACCTGGGGCTGGTACCTGGCAGGCCTCACCTTCCAGTGGCTGAAGGAGCAGGGTGGCCTGGTGGCGATGCGCGAGCGCAATCTCGCCAAGGCGGAGTTGCTGTATGGGACCATCGAAAGCTCGGGCGGCTACTACCGCAGCCCGGTCGAGCACGCGTCGCGTTCGCGGATGAATATACCGTTTACCCTGCACGACAGTGCCCTGGATACCGATTTCCTCAGGGAATCCGAGGCCGCAGGCCTACTCGCGCTCAAGGGGCACAAGGCGCTGGGCGGCATGCGAGCCTCGATCTATAACGCGGTGCCGTTGGAGGCTGTGCAAGCGCTGGTGGCCTTTATGGACGATTTCGCCAAACGTCACGGATGA
- the pheA gene encoding prephenate dehydratase, whose product MTDKKSSLSDVRERIDSIDQQIQQLISERAGWAQEVARVKGEGLSAIDYYRPEREAHVLRMVVDRNHGPLSDTEMVRLFREIMSSCLAQEDPLKVGFLGPEGTFSEQAVRKHFGHAAYGLPLGSIEEVFQEVAAGHADFGVVPVENSGQGMIQVTLDMFLTSDATICGEVELRVHQCLHSLSGKLEDIKRVYAHAQSLQQCKTWLRINLPGVECIAVSSNAEAARLARHADDAGAIAGETAGRVYGLKTVAQAIEDRADNTTRFLVIGRSLFPPSGNDRTSLLITVNDKPGALYDVLSPFAKHGLSLNRIESRPAHSGKWQYAFFIDVSGHVHDEPMQAAMQEMGSAATKVRVLGSYPVALP is encoded by the coding sequence ATGACCGACAAGAAATCCTCGCTTTCCGATGTGCGCGAGCGCATCGACAGTATCGATCAGCAAATCCAGCAGCTGATCTCGGAGCGTGCCGGTTGGGCGCAGGAAGTGGCGCGCGTCAAGGGCGAGGGGCTTTCGGCGATTGACTATTACCGCCCCGAGCGCGAGGCGCATGTGTTGCGCATGGTGGTGGATCGCAACCACGGCCCGTTGTCCGATACGGAAATGGTGCGCCTGTTCCGCGAGATCATGTCGTCCTGCCTGGCACAGGAAGATCCGCTCAAGGTCGGTTTCCTGGGGCCAGAAGGCACCTTCAGCGAACAGGCGGTGCGCAAGCACTTCGGTCACGCGGCCTACGGCTTGCCGCTGGGCAGTATTGAGGAAGTATTCCAGGAAGTGGCCGCCGGCCATGCCGATTTCGGCGTGGTGCCGGTAGAGAACTCCGGGCAGGGCATGATCCAGGTGACCCTGGACATGTTCCTCACTTCCGACGCCACCATTTGTGGCGAGGTCGAGTTGCGCGTGCATCAGTGCCTGCATTCCCTGAGCGGCAAGCTCGAGGACATCAAGCGCGTCTATGCGCATGCGCAGTCGCTGCAGCAGTGCAAAACCTGGTTGCGCATCAACCTGCCGGGCGTGGAATGCATCGCAGTAAGCAGTAATGCCGAAGCGGCTCGGCTTGCGCGTCATGCGGATGACGCGGGTGCCATCGCAGGCGAAACCGCCGGCCGCGTTTACGGGCTCAAGACCGTGGCCCAGGCCATCGAGGACCGCGCGGACAACACCACGCGCTTCCTGGTGATTGGCCGATCGCTGTTTCCGCCGTCGGGCAACGACCGTACGTCCTTGCTCATCACGGTGAACGATAAGCCAGGTGCGCTGTATGACGTGCTGAGCCCGTTCGCCAAGCACGGGCTCAGCCTCAATCGCATCGAGTCGCGCCCCGCACATTCGGGCAAGTGGCAGTACGCGTTCTTTATCGACGTCTCGGGCCACGTCCACGACGAGCCCATGCAGGCGGCGATGCAGGAAATGGGCTCGGCCGCGACCAAGGTACGCGTGCTCGGTTCCTACCCGGTGGCCTTGCCCTGA
- the aroA gene encoding 3-phosphoshikimate 1-carboxyvinyltransferase yields MVSRLDWISHAGRALQGSVRVPGDKSVSHRALMLGALADGTSHIRGFLEGEDTRATAAVLQQLGVCIETRAEGERRVHGVGLHGLRGAAQPLDCGNAGTGMRLLAGLLAGQAFDSTLVGDESLSKRPMRRVTDPLATMGAKIDSRDGLPPLHVHGRQALHGIEYTLPVASAQVKSALLLAGLYAQGETRVIEPHPTRDYTERMLAAFGWPIDFEPGRARLSGGHVLRATDVDVPADFSSAAFFLVAASIVPGSELHLPAVGLNPRRTGLLYALRLMGADIRIENPRESGGEPVGDLLVRHAPLHGIELPEALVPDMIDEFPVLFIAATAATGRTVVRGAAELRVKESDRIATMATGLRAIDAKIEETPDGAIIEGGAIGGGSIESHGDHRIAMSFAVAGLIARDAIRLNDCGNVATSFPGFLELANSCGFALNPAN; encoded by the coding sequence ATCGTGAGTCGACTCGACTGGATCAGTCATGCCGGCCGCGCGCTGCAAGGCAGTGTGCGCGTCCCCGGCGATAAATCGGTATCGCACCGTGCCCTGATGCTGGGTGCGCTGGCGGATGGCACATCGCATATCCGTGGCTTCCTCGAAGGTGAGGACACGCGTGCCACCGCCGCCGTGCTGCAACAACTTGGCGTGTGTATCGAAACGCGCGCCGAGGGCGAGCGTCGCGTGCATGGCGTCGGCCTGCATGGCTTGCGTGGTGCAGCGCAGCCTTTGGACTGCGGCAATGCCGGCACGGGCATGCGCTTGTTGGCAGGACTCCTTGCGGGGCAGGCCTTCGATAGTACCTTGGTGGGCGACGAGTCGCTGTCGAAGCGGCCGATGCGCCGCGTCACCGATCCGTTGGCCACGATGGGCGCGAAGATCGACAGTCGTGATGGCTTGCCGCCGCTGCACGTGCACGGCCGCCAGGCGCTGCACGGTATTGAATACACGCTGCCGGTGGCGAGCGCCCAGGTGAAGTCGGCGCTGTTGCTTGCCGGTTTGTACGCGCAAGGCGAAACCCGGGTCATCGAGCCGCACCCCACGCGCGACTACACGGAGCGCATGCTGGCGGCCTTTGGTTGGCCAATCGATTTCGAGCCAGGCCGTGCGCGCCTGAGCGGTGGCCATGTGCTGCGCGCCACCGACGTGGACGTGCCCGCCGATTTCTCATCGGCAGCGTTCTTCCTGGTGGCAGCCAGCATCGTGCCGGGTTCCGAACTGCATCTGCCGGCGGTGGGCTTGAATCCGCGTCGCACGGGCTTGCTGTATGCCTTGCGCTTGATGGGCGCCGATATCCGCATCGAGAATCCGCGCGAGAGCGGTGGCGAACCGGTCGGTGACCTGCTGGTGCGCCATGCCCCGCTGCATGGCATCGAACTGCCCGAGGCGCTGGTGCCGGACATGATCGACGAGTTTCCGGTGCTCTTTATCGCCGCGACGGCCGCCACCGGTCGTACCGTGGTGCGCGGCGCTGCCGAACTGCGCGTCAAGGAATCGGATCGCATCGCCACCATGGCGACTGGCTTGCGTGCGATTGATGCGAAGATCGAAGAGACGCCGGATGGCGCCATCATCGAGGGCGGCGCCATTGGCGGTGGCAGCATCGAGAGTCATGGCGATCATCGCATCGCGATGAGTTTTGCCGTCGCCGGGCTGATCGCCCGTGATGCCATCCGCCTCAACGATTGCGGCAACGTCGCGACTTCGTTTCCAGGCTTTCTCGAACTGGCCAATAGCTGCGGCTTTGCCCTGAACCCAGCAAACTGA
- the kdsB gene encoding 3-deoxy-manno-octulosonate cytidylyltransferase codes for MSADTPPFIVAIPARYGSTRLPAKPLREIADVPMVVRVAQRALQAGATQVVVAVDDQRIADALAGQGVEVCMTRSDHASGSDRLAECAVHYGWPDDAIVVNLQGDEPFAPAAGIREVARALADDDAPVATLATPITEAHELFDPNVVKLVRMSNGRALYFSRAPLPWARDAFAVHRDVLPAEVPFLRHIGIYAYRAGFLKRYTQLSRTPLEQAESLEQLRVLEHGHAIAVRLTPEPFPPGIDTLADLERAEQWLARG; via the coding sequence ATGTCCGCTGACACCCCGCCGTTCATCGTCGCCATCCCCGCCCGTTACGGCTCAACGCGTCTGCCGGCCAAGCCGTTGCGCGAGATTGCCGACGTGCCGATGGTGGTGCGGGTGGCGCAGCGCGCGTTGCAGGCAGGGGCGACCCAGGTCGTCGTCGCCGTGGACGACCAGCGCATCGCCGATGCCCTGGCCGGGCAGGGCGTTGAGGTATGCATGACCCGTAGCGATCATGCATCGGGCAGCGACCGTTTGGCCGAGTGCGCGGTCCACTACGGCTGGCCCGATGACGCCATCGTGGTGAACCTGCAAGGCGACGAACCGTTTGCTCCCGCTGCGGGTATCCGCGAAGTGGCACGTGCGCTGGCCGACGATGATGCGCCAGTCGCGACCTTGGCAACGCCGATCACGGAAGCACACGAGCTGTTCGATCCCAACGTGGTGAAGCTCGTGCGCATGTCGAATGGCCGGGCCTTGTACTTCAGCCGTGCGCCCTTGCCCTGGGCGCGCGATGCGTTTGCCGTGCATCGCGACGTACTGCCGGCCGAAGTGCCGTTCCTGCGACATATCGGCATCTACGCCTATCGCGCGGGCTTCCTCAAGCGCTATACGCAATTGTCGCGTACGCCGTTGGAGCAGGCAGAGTCGCTGGAACAGTTGCGCGTGCTCGAACACGGCCATGCCATTGCCGTGCGCCTGACGCCCGAACCGTTTCCGCCAGGCATCGACACCTTGGCCGATCTTGAACGCGCGGAGCAGTGGCTGGCGCGCGGCTGA